In the genome of Meleagris gallopavo isolate NT-WF06-2002-E0010 breed Aviagen turkey brand Nicholas breeding stock unplaced genomic scaffold, Turkey_5.1 ChrUn_random_7180001933644, whole genome shotgun sequence, the window AACTCAGCACCCGGGACGCCAACGTGGATTTGATTCTCGCGGCTCCCCCCATCAGCCGCTTGGAGACGCTGTACAGCACCCTGCTGCGTTTCCTCCGCGACAGAAAGAGCGCGGTGTGCCGAGAGATGGCCGTGGTCCTGCTGGCCAGCttggcacagggacacagcctGGCAGCGAGAGCGATTGCTTTGCAGGAGAGGAGCATTGGCGACTTGCTGGGCTTCTTGGAGGACAGCCTGGCCGCCGCGCggtgccagcagagccaggccGGCCTGGTGCACGAGCAGAACGCGCCCTGCGAGCCGGCGAGCGTGGACATGATGCGCCGAGCTGCTCGGGCGCTGCTCGCCCTGGCTGAGGTGGACGAGAGCCGCTCGCAGTTCACGCTGCACGAGTCGCGGCTGTTGGACATCTCCGTGTCGCCCGCGGTGGATTCCTTGGTCTCCCAGGTGATCTGTGAGGTGCTGTTCTTAATTGCCCGGCCCTGACAGCTGCGGGGTGCAGCTCACcctgtgtgagtgtgtgtgagcAGGGAACTGAGAAGCCAACGGTTGCCCTTTATTTATGCACAACCACCTTGGGGAATCCACTGCCTGCGCTGTCCTGCTTCTCCCTTGGAGGATGATGTCCCCATTCCCAttccccttctcctgttctTCAGATTTGTCCTAAATCCCCAAAATCCCCAATTAAAAGAGACAAAGTTCTCTCTACATGGAGGACTCTTAAATTTTGTCTGTgcccgtgcggagctcccgcagctgcgtgaagccgacgtggagccgcttcgtgttggccccgaggagggaagccgtgagaggggaatgactgttaggctgggagctggttgggaatgcggtcatttctctgtttgttgctctgaatggtaaacgattaaatgttTAGCGTTCGTTTGAGTTCATCAGCCACATCCCTCCCTTTGTCTCCCTtcactgcaatgggagctgagtcgagcgcacctgcagggatggggcacctatAGCAAATTAAGTTCaaggcagtgcagctgatgcactgggacagcagcaacattccttgtgctgcttagttcccagagatcacaccaCATGCTGGACCAACCCAGGAGAAATTATactctcctgtgcagatccTATGCTGCCTTTCCATAACCCCTAAGGACTCCCTTGCAAGAGTTTGGACCTCAagcccagcctcttccaaacgctgaaagaaaacaacggctgttaagtttcctttacatttcttgcatcttacagtacacatggtttagaaaacactaGCACAAGCCTGacatggcatgggcttccaagcctcaGATAGCAGAAGTAACTTCTCCCAGttaggcagggaattacccatgttttcct includes:
- the LOC104916714 gene encoding AT-rich interactive domain-containing protein 1A-like, which codes for STRDANVDLILAAPPISRLETLYSTLLRFLRDRKSAVCREMAVVLLASLAQGHSLAARAIALQERSIGDLLGFLEDSLAAARCQQSQAGLVHEQNAPCEPASVDMMRRAARALLALAEVDESRSQFTLHESRLLDISVSPAVDSLVSQVICEVLFLIARP